The genome window TCTTCGTCGCGTCGTTGATGCCATTCATTGCATCGGAGACTTGTTGAATGCCCGATGTCTGTTGTCTGGATGCATTGGCGATGAGTCGCGCTGCGCCGGCCGAAGCTTCGACTGATTTGCCCAGTATTTCAATGGTTTCGCCGGCGCGATTGGCGAGCGTCACGCCAGCTTCCACTTTTTTCGTGCCCTGCTCGGTGGCGATCACGGCCGAATTCGTTGCATTTTGAATGTCGCCCAAAATTTTGCGCACGCGCGCCGTGGCTTGTTTGGATTGATCCGCCAAACTGCGAATTTCCGCTGCGACCACGGCAAACCCTCGACCTTGGTCTCCCGCGCGAGCGGCTTCGATGGCTGCATTGAGCGCCAAGAGCTTCGACTGTTCGGTGATTTCGTTGACGGACATGATGATGTCGCCAATTTGTTGTGTTTGCTCGCTCAGCGTGACGATTTTTTGCGCGATCGTCTCCACCTGCTCGCGAATTTCGTGCATGCCCAGCACGGCATCTTCGACGGCTTTGGCGCCCGTGCGCGACGCGTCGATGGAACGGTCGGATTCACTGATGACGGCTTGCGCTTTTTCGAGCGTCTGGGTGCTCATGACGTGCAGTTCACTGAGCGTCGTCGTGATTTCGGCAACTCCCGTCGCCTGCTCCTGCGTGGCCGTCGATTGGCTCGCCGTGGCGCCCATGATATCGCTCGACGCCTTCTCCAATTCGGCAGCGAATGACGTGATCGACGAAATGTACGACTCCATCTGCGTCGCTTCCCGGCGCGCGATGGCATCGATGTACGTATCGATGGCGACGCCCATGTCGAAGCAGATGAGTTTTGCCAAGCTTTGGATGGCCGCAATGCCCTTGGGCAGGTCGTCCTTGTAATGTTCGAGGATCATCGGGAAGACCTGGTTCATGTAAATGCAGTATGCCCCGACGTACCATTCCGGCTCGAGGTTGATGCGCTCGTGCGCACGGCCTACGCGATAGCG of Polyangiaceae bacterium contains these proteins:
- a CDS encoding globin-coupled sensor protein, with amino-acid sequence MSTSTNALFAANQSTRASDNREQLAAECERRRKYLLIEQEDLDRLAALKDLAATRATAHVNRFYDHLLANESTRVHFLTDRHIQNVKRTQAKYFSELFDGKCDTDYLRDRYRVGRAHERINLEPEWYVGAYCIYMNQVFPMILEHYKDDLPKGIAAIQSLAKLICFDMGVAIDTYIDAIARREATQMESYISSITSFAAELEKASSDIMGATASQSTATQEQATGVAEITTTLSELHVMSTQTLEKAQAVISESDRSIDASRTGAKAVEDAVLGMHEIREQVETIAQKIVTLSEQTQQIGDIIMSVNEITEQSKLLALNAAIEAARAGDQGRGFAVVAAEIRSLADQSKQATARVRKILGDIQNATNSAVIATEQGTKKVEAGVTLANRAGETIEILGKSVEASAGAARLIANASRQQTSGIQQVSDAMNGINDATKSSVGGMQQTEASAKKLTEMTNHMQALVQQFSKPRERAPEHRMA